The following coding sequences are from one Fibrobacter sp. UBA4297 window:
- a CDS encoding helix-turn-helix transcriptional regulator, with translation MPRHGTPTPGQAILEGIEWLKIGKPEFARRVGVSVEMLDQLIAGEISISTEMANALESVTGSPAAYWKMLERKSRASR, from the coding sequence ATGCCAAGACATGGAACCCCGACGCCGGGACAGGCGATCCTCGAAGGAATTGAATGGCTTAAGATTGGTAAGCCGGAATTTGCCCGTAGGGTGGGCGTTTCTGTAGAAATGCTCGACCAGCTCATTGCGGGTGAAATCAGCATCTCGACCGAGATGGCGAATGCGCTTGAATCGGTAACGGGAAGCCCCGCCGCCTATTGGAAAATGCTCGAACGCAAAAGCCGCGCTTCTCGATAA
- a CDS encoding TldD/PmbA family protein: protein MNIKDAVSFMCDLAKGEAEQFDVIASNTHSEGLSVFQGQVQNTEISDSVGLGVRVIKDGRPGYAHTERLTDEALRQTLKDALCHTQWTEKIDITLPQAVELPKGEPNYNPALESLDLATMKDFCIELEKATFAKSKEIENIPYLGGDIEKDYSIVANNTGLFYEARSNCASAGAGAVASRGGVKKLGNFVKNGRDWNEFSVDEIASKTAEYATELFGAQKIESGKIPVILSERISARFLGMYSQPFFAETMQKGQSRLDGKEGEKIASDVFSLWNDPTGEMFEHKFYFDSEGCLTKRVKVVENGVFNSALYNLETAAKAGRETTGNGARSFGSKMSTSFYNMLVPPGSMTTMELLKLFPKCLLVVRLEGNSGCNSVSGELSIGAHGFWCENGAIKHPVDGVTLSGNYFDIIKNIVAVGNEYRDPFASYKVPALAISELSVSA from the coding sequence ATGAATATTAAAGATGCCGTTTCTTTTATGTGTGACCTCGCCAAGGGCGAAGCCGAACAGTTTGATGTCATCGCTTCTAACACCCATTCCGAAGGCTTGTCCGTCTTTCAGGGCCAGGTGCAGAATACCGAAATCTCGGATTCCGTAGGTCTCGGTGTCCGCGTCATCAAGGATGGCCGTCCGGGTTACGCGCATACAGAACGCCTCACCGACGAAGCCTTGCGCCAGACGCTCAAGGACGCTCTTTGTCACACGCAGTGGACTGAAAAAATCGACATTACGCTCCCGCAGGCCGTTGAACTCCCGAAGGGCGAACCGAATTACAATCCGGCGCTTGAATCGCTCGACCTTGCTACGATGAAGGACTTCTGCATAGAGCTTGAAAAGGCGACTTTTGCAAAGTCTAAGGAAATCGAGAATATCCCGTACCTCGGTGGCGATATCGAAAAGGATTATTCCATCGTCGCAAACAACACGGGACTTTTCTACGAAGCCCGCTCGAACTGCGCTTCTGCGGGTGCCGGTGCAGTCGCAAGCCGGGGTGGCGTCAAGAAGCTTGGCAACTTTGTCAAGAATGGCCGCGACTGGAACGAATTCTCTGTCGATGAAATTGCAAGCAAGACTGCCGAATATGCAACGGAACTTTTTGGCGCCCAGAAAATCGAAAGCGGCAAGATTCCGGTGATTCTTTCGGAACGCATTTCCGCACGTTTCCTCGGCATGTACAGCCAGCCGTTCTTCGCCGAAACGATGCAGAAGGGCCAGTCCCGTCTCGACGGCAAGGAAGGCGAAAAAATTGCCAGTGATGTGTTCTCGTTGTGGAACGATCCGACAGGCGAAATGTTTGAACACAAGTTCTATTTCGACTCCGAAGGTTGCCTCACCAAACGCGTGAAGGTCGTTGAAAACGGTGTCTTCAATTCGGCTCTTTACAACCTTGAAACGGCTGCCAAGGCGGGCCGCGAAACGACAGGCAATGGCGCTCGCAGCTTCGGTAGCAAGATGTCCACGAGTTTCTACAACATGCTCGTGCCGCCTGGAAGCATGACGACCATGGAACTTTTGAAGCTCTTCCCGAAGTGCTTGCTCGTTGTACGCCTGGAAGGCAATTCCGGTTGCAATTCCGTGAGCGGTGAACTCAGCATCGGGGCGCACGGTTTCTGGTGCGAGAACGGGGCTATTAAACATCCGGTCGATGGAGTGACGCTCAGCGGCAATTACTTCGACATCATCAAGAACATCGTGGCGGTCGGCAACGAATACCGCGATCCGTTTGCAAGCTACAAAGTGCCCGCACTTGCCATCAGTGAGTTAAGCGTGAGCGCCTAA
- a CDS encoding adenylate kinase family protein produces MSQISAVLIFGAPGSGKGTVGAKLAATTALKHLSTGDIFRGIAPSSESGKLLASYSSKGLLVPDEATVEIFGRFVEGLVNTNKLNPEKDTLLLDGIPRTVAQVDLIKPIVDVKHIFVLDIKDEATIVARLLNRAKIEGRKDDADENVIKNRLKVYKESTAKVLEKYDPKIISHIVGDNTPDEVFLDVLKAYVDFTKNA; encoded by the coding sequence ATGTCTCAGATTTCTGCAGTTCTTATCTTCGGTGCTCCGGGTTCTGGCAAGGGCACTGTGGGCGCAAAGCTCGCCGCTACGACCGCTCTCAAGCACCTCTCCACGGGAGACATCTTCCGTGGCATCGCTCCGTCTAGCGAATCCGGCAAGCTCCTTGCTTCTTACTCCAGCAAGGGCCTCCTCGTCCCGGACGAAGCTACCGTTGAAATCTTCGGCCGCTTTGTTGAAGGTCTCGTGAATACGAACAAGCTTAACCCGGAAAAGGACACCCTCCTCCTCGACGGTATTCCTCGCACGGTTGCACAGGTCGATCTCATCAAGCCGATCGTCGACGTGAAGCACATCTTCGTTCTCGACATCAAGGACGAAGCTACTATCGTTGCACGCCTCCTCAACCGCGCTAAGATCGAAGGCCGTAAGGACGACGCTGACGAAAACGTCATCAAGAACCGTCTCAAGGTTTACAAGGAATCCACCGCTAAGGTTCTCGAAAAGTACGATCCGAAGATCATCAGCCACATCGTTGGCGACAACACTCCGGACGAAGTCTTCCTCGACGTGCTCAAGGCATACGTGGACTTCACGAAGAACGCTTAA